A genome region from Methylorubrum populi includes the following:
- the alaS gene encoding alanine--tRNA ligase produces the protein MSGVNEIRSTFLDTFRDAGHAVVPSSSLVPKNDPTLMFTNAGMVQFKNVFTGVEKRPYVKATSSQKCVRAGGKHNDLDNVGYTARHHTFFEMLGNFSFGDYFKADAIELAWTLITKEFGLTPERLLVTVYADDDEAAGLWRKIAGFGDEKIIRIGTSDNFWQMGDTGPCGPCSEIFIDQGPALAGGPPGSPDEDGDRFLEFWNLVFMQYDQVEPGVRTPLPRPSIDTGMGLERMAAILQGVHSNYDTDLFRALIDAVAHAVSRAPEPATRASYRVVADHLRSTSFLIADGVLPSNEGRGYVLRRIMRRAMRHLELLGAREPAMYRLVPTLVREMGQAFPELVRSEALISETLRLEEGRFRKTLERGLAILDAESRDLDAGRNLSGETAFTLYDTYGFPLDLTQDALKARGIGVDTDAFDAAMRRQKQAARAAWQGSGEAATETVWFGIKERTGATEFLGYETESAEAVVGAVLREGHEVEALLGGESGLVIVNQTPFYGESGGQVGDTGTVGASGLKARVTGTEKKLGDLFVHHVTVEEGSLAVGAAVELKVDRARRAAIRANHSATHLLHEALRQVLGDHVAQKGSLVAPERLRFDISHPKPIDEAELARVEEIANAVLLQNAPVVTKLMAVDEAIESGARALFGEKYGDEVRVVSMGRPVDDAGREVEGRETEGRLPNFSVELCGGTHVSQLGEIGQITVLGESAVGAGVRRIEAMTGTAARRHRAAESRALSRLAGLLKAPVGDAPERLSALIEDRRRLERELTDARKKIAMGGASGGGEAREVNGVRLMARVVEGVEMRDLKGLADEGKSRLGSGIVAIVGVAADGKAGLVVGVTDDLTARYDAVGLVRAGAGHLGGKGGGGRRDMAQAGGPNGDGAEAALAAITEALAAA, from the coding sequence ATGAGCGGCGTCAACGAGATCCGATCGACCTTCCTGGACACCTTCCGGGATGCCGGGCACGCCGTCGTGCCCTCGTCGTCGCTGGTGCCGAAGAACGACCCGACGCTGATGTTCACGAACGCCGGCATGGTGCAGTTCAAGAACGTCTTCACCGGCGTCGAGAAGCGCCCCTACGTCAAGGCGACGTCCTCGCAGAAATGCGTCCGCGCCGGCGGCAAGCACAACGACCTCGACAACGTCGGCTACACCGCGCGGCATCACACCTTCTTCGAGATGCTCGGCAACTTCTCGTTCGGCGACTACTTCAAGGCCGATGCGATCGAACTTGCCTGGACGTTGATCACGAAAGAGTTCGGGCTGACGCCGGAGCGGCTGCTGGTCACGGTCTATGCCGACGACGACGAGGCCGCGGGCCTGTGGCGGAAGATCGCCGGCTTCGGCGACGAAAAGATCATCCGGATCGGCACCTCGGACAACTTCTGGCAGATGGGCGATACCGGCCCCTGCGGACCGTGCTCGGAGATCTTCATCGACCAGGGCCCGGCGCTCGCCGGCGGCCCGCCCGGCTCCCCGGACGAGGACGGCGACCGCTTCCTCGAATTCTGGAACCTCGTGTTCATGCAATACGATCAGGTCGAGCCGGGCGTGCGCACCCCCCTGCCCCGGCCCTCGATCGATACCGGCATGGGCCTGGAGCGGATGGCCGCGATCCTCCAGGGCGTCCATTCGAACTACGACACCGACCTGTTCCGGGCGCTGATCGATGCGGTGGCCCACGCCGTGTCGCGCGCGCCCGAGCCGGCGACGCGGGCCTCCTACCGCGTCGTGGCCGACCACCTGCGCTCGACCTCGTTCCTGATCGCCGACGGCGTGCTGCCCTCGAACGAGGGCCGCGGCTACGTGCTGCGCCGGATCATGCGCCGCGCCATGCGCCACCTCGAACTGCTCGGCGCCCGCGAGCCGGCGATGTACCGCCTCGTGCCGACGCTGGTGCGCGAGATGGGCCAGGCCTTTCCCGAACTCGTCCGCAGCGAGGCGCTGATCTCCGAGACCCTGCGGCTGGAGGAAGGCCGCTTCCGCAAGACGCTGGAACGCGGGCTCGCGATCCTCGATGCGGAGAGCCGCGATCTGGATGCCGGACGGAACCTCTCCGGCGAGACGGCCTTCACCCTCTACGACACCTACGGCTTCCCGCTGGATCTCACCCAGGACGCGCTGAAGGCTCGCGGCATCGGCGTCGACACCGACGCGTTCGACGCGGCGATGCGGCGCCAGAAGCAGGCGGCGCGCGCCGCGTGGCAGGGCTCGGGCGAGGCCGCCACCGAAACGGTCTGGTTCGGCATCAAGGAGCGCACCGGCGCCACCGAGTTCCTGGGATACGAGACCGAGTCGGCCGAGGCGGTCGTCGGCGCGGTCCTGCGCGAGGGTCACGAGGTCGAAGCGCTGCTGGGCGGCGAGAGCGGCCTCGTCATCGTCAACCAGACGCCGTTCTACGGCGAATCCGGCGGTCAGGTCGGCGATACCGGCACCGTCGGCGCTTCCGGCCTCAAGGCGCGGGTGACCGGCACGGAAAAGAAGCTCGGCGACCTGTTCGTGCACCACGTCACGGTCGAGGAAGGCAGCCTCGCCGTCGGCGCCGCGGTGGAGTTGAAGGTCGATCGCGCCCGCCGCGCCGCGATCCGCGCCAACCACTCGGCGACCCACCTGCTGCACGAGGCGCTGCGGCAGGTGCTCGGCGACCACGTGGCGCAGAAGGGCTCGCTCGTCGCGCCCGAGCGCCTGCGCTTCGACATCAGCCACCCCAAGCCCATCGACGAGGCGGAACTCGCCCGCGTGGAGGAGATCGCCAACGCGGTGCTGCTCCAGAACGCGCCGGTCGTGACCAAGCTGATGGCGGTGGACGAGGCGATCGAGTCGGGAGCCCGTGCCCTGTTCGGCGAGAAGTACGGCGACGAGGTGCGCGTCGTCTCCATGGGCCGGCCCGTGGACGACGCGGGCCGCGAGGTCGAGGGTCGCGAGACAGAAGGCCGCTTGCCGAACTTCTCGGTCGAGCTGTGCGGCGGCACGCACGTCTCGCAACTCGGCGAGATCGGCCAGATCACCGTGCTCGGCGAGAGCGCGGTGGGGGCCGGCGTGCGCCGCATCGAGGCGATGACCGGGACCGCCGCCCGCCGCCATCGCGCCGCCGAGAGCCGCGCGCTAAGCCGGCTCGCCGGCCTGCTCAAGGCGCCGGTCGGCGACGCGCCGGAGCGCCTCTCGGCCCTGATCGAGGACCGCCGCCGGCTCGAAAGGGAACTGACCGACGCGCGCAAGAAGATCGCCATGGGCGGCGCCTCGGGCGGCGGCGAGGCCCGCGAAGTCAACGGCGTGCGGCTGATGGCCCGGGTGGTCGAGGGCGTCGAGATGCGCGACCTCAAGGGGCTGGCCGACGAGGGCAAGAGCCGCCTCGGCTCAGGGATCGTCGCCATCGTCGGCGTCGCCGCCGACGGCAAGGCCGGGCTGGTGGTCGGCGTCACCGACGACCTGACCGCGCGCTACGACGCGGTCGGCCTCGTGCGTGCCGGCGCCGGCCATCTCGGCGGCAAGGGCGGCGGCGGCCGCCGCGACATGGCCCAGGCCGGCGGCCCGAACGGAGACGGGGCGGAGGCCGCCCTCGCAGCCATCACCGAGGCGCTCGCGGCGGCGTGA